In Sporichthya polymorpha DSM 43042, a genomic segment contains:
- the groES gene encoding co-chaperone GroES, giving the protein MTTKITPLEDRVVVKPLEAETTTASGLVIPDTAKEKPQEGEVIAVGPGRFEEGQRLPLDVAVGDVVLYSKYGGTEVKYGGEEYLILSARDLLAKISK; this is encoded by the coding sequence ATGACCACCAAGATCACTCCGCTCGAGGACCGCGTCGTCGTCAAGCCGCTCGAGGCTGAGACCACGACCGCTTCGGGTCTCGTCATCCCGGACACCGCCAAGGAGAAGCCCCAGGAGGGCGAGGTCATCGCGGTCGGCCCGGGTCGTTTCGAGGAGGGCCAGCGCCTTCCGCTCGATGTCGCGGTCGGCGACGTCGTGCTCTACAGCAAGTACGGCGGCACCGAGGTCAAGTACGGCGGCGAGGAGTACCTGATCCTCTCCGCGCGCGACCTGCTCGCGAAGATCAGCAAGTAG
- the groL gene encoding chaperonin GroEL (60 kDa chaperone family; promotes refolding of misfolded polypeptides especially under stressful conditions; forms two stacked rings of heptamers to form a barrel-shaped 14mer; ends can be capped by GroES; misfolded proteins enter the barrel where they are refolded when GroES binds) yields MPKILQYDEAARRSLERGVDALANAVKVTLGPKGRNVVIDKKFGAPTITNDGVTVAREVELDDPWENLGAQLAKEVATKTNDVAGDGTTTATVLAQAMVHEGLRTVAAGVNPMSLKKGIDAATKALSERLLENSRSVDTRDDMANVATISAQDRSVGDLIADAFDKVGKDGVITVEESNTMGVDLEFTEGMQFDKGYLSPYFVTDAERMETVLEDAYILLNSGKISSIADLLPILEKVAQAGKPLVIVAEDVEGEALSTLVVNKIRGTFTSVAVKAPGFGDRRKAMLEDIAVLTGAEVVSPELGLKLDQVGLEVLGQARRVVVTKEDTTIVEGQGNQDDIAARVSQIRAEIENTDSDWDREKLQERLAKLAGGVCVVKVGAATEVELKERKHRIEDAVSATRAAIEEGIISGGGAALVTASTVLDDNLGLTGDEATGVQVVRRAVDEPLRWIAENAGFEGYVVVAKVRESGKGFNAATGEYGDLVAQGVIDPVKVTRSAVQNAASIASMLLTTETLVAEKPAEEAPDAGGHGHGHGH; encoded by the coding sequence ATGCCGAAGATCCTGCAGTACGACGAGGCCGCACGCCGCAGCCTCGAACGGGGCGTTGACGCCCTCGCCAACGCCGTCAAGGTGACGCTCGGCCCGAAGGGCCGCAACGTCGTCATCGACAAGAAGTTCGGCGCTCCGACGATCACCAACGACGGCGTCACCGTCGCGCGTGAGGTCGAGCTCGACGACCCGTGGGAGAACCTCGGCGCGCAGCTCGCCAAGGAGGTCGCCACCAAGACCAACGACGTGGCCGGCGACGGCACGACCACGGCGACCGTGCTCGCGCAGGCGATGGTGCACGAGGGCCTGCGCACGGTCGCGGCCGGCGTGAACCCGATGAGCCTGAAGAAGGGCATCGACGCGGCGACGAAGGCGCTCTCGGAGCGTCTGCTCGAGAACTCGCGCAGCGTCGACACCCGCGACGACATGGCCAACGTGGCCACGATCTCCGCGCAGGACCGCAGCGTCGGTGACCTGATCGCCGACGCGTTCGACAAGGTCGGCAAGGACGGTGTCATCACCGTCGAGGAGTCGAACACGATGGGCGTGGACCTCGAGTTCACCGAGGGCATGCAGTTCGACAAGGGCTACCTGTCGCCGTACTTCGTCACCGACGCGGAGCGCATGGAGACCGTCCTCGAGGACGCTTACATCCTGCTGAACTCCGGCAAGATCTCCTCGATCGCGGACCTGCTCCCGATCCTCGAGAAGGTCGCGCAGGCCGGTAAGCCGCTGGTGATCGTGGCCGAGGACGTCGAGGGCGAGGCCCTGTCGACGCTCGTCGTCAACAAGATCCGCGGCACGTTCACCTCGGTCGCCGTCAAGGCCCCCGGTTTCGGTGACCGCCGCAAGGCGATGCTCGAGGACATCGCGGTGCTCACCGGCGCCGAGGTCGTCAGCCCCGAGCTCGGGCTCAAGCTGGACCAGGTCGGCCTCGAGGTGCTCGGCCAGGCCCGCCGCGTCGTGGTGACCAAGGAGGACACCACGATCGTCGAGGGTCAGGGCAACCAGGACGACATCGCCGCCCGGGTCTCGCAGATCCGTGCGGAGATCGAGAACACCGACTCCGACTGGGACCGCGAGAAGCTCCAGGAGCGCCTCGCGAAGCTCGCCGGCGGCGTCTGCGTCGTCAAGGTCGGCGCGGCCACCGAGGTCGAGCTCAAGGAGCGCAAGCACCGCATCGAGGACGCCGTCTCCGCGACGCGCGCCGCGATCGAGGAGGGCATCATCTCCGGCGGTGGCGCGGCCCTGGTGACCGCATCCACGGTGCTCGACGACAACCTCGGCCTGACCGGTGACGAGGCCACCGGCGTCCAGGTGGTCCGCCGCGCGGTCGACGAGCCGCTGCGCTGGATCGCCGAGAACGCCGGCTTCGAGGGCTACGTCGTCGTCGCCAAGGTCCGGGAGTCCGGCAAGGGCTTCAACGCCGCCACCGGCGAGTACGGCGACCTGGTCGCGCAGGGCGTCATCGACCCGGTCAAGGTCACCCGCTCCGCGGTCCAGAACGCCGCCTCGATCGCCAGCATGCTGCTGACGACCGAGACCCTCGTCGCGGAGAAGCCGGCCGAGGAGGCCCCCGACGCCGGTGGCCACGGCCACGGTCACGGCCACTGA
- a CDS encoding response regulator transcription factor — protein MSTVLVCDGSPLIREQLRRAVNGVQGVEKVVMAATEDEAIEHVRAQPPDLVLVDAALTQRGGAGAVRRIRAADPSARVLLLTRPEDPDATVVAAVAAGARGYLRKDATRAEVRVAVGQALTEPHSNGSGTDSDGDHSPPPALTERELEVLAGMCEGQSNAEIGRGLYLSEDTVKTHARRLFRKLGAADRAHAVAIALRRGLVR, from the coding sequence ATGTCGACGGTCCTGGTGTGTGACGGTTCCCCGCTGATCCGCGAGCAGCTGCGGCGCGCGGTGAACGGGGTTCAGGGTGTGGAGAAGGTGGTCATGGCGGCCACCGAGGACGAGGCGATCGAGCACGTCCGGGCGCAGCCGCCGGACCTCGTCCTCGTGGACGCGGCGCTGACACAGCGCGGGGGAGCGGGTGCGGTGCGCCGGATCCGCGCGGCCGATCCCTCCGCGCGCGTGCTGCTGCTGACGCGGCCCGAGGACCCGGACGCCACGGTCGTCGCGGCGGTGGCCGCGGGGGCCCGCGGCTATCTGCGGAAGGACGCCACGCGGGCCGAGGTGCGGGTCGCGGTCGGCCAGGCATTGACCGAGCCGCACAGCAACGGCAGCGGGACGGACAGCGACGGTGATCACAGTCCGCCACCGGCGTTGACGGAACGTGAGCTGGAGGTCCTCGCCGGGATGTGCGAGGGGCAGTCCAACGCGGAGATCGGCCGCGGACTTTATTTGTCCGAGGACACCGTGAAGACGCACGCCAGAAGGCTTTTCCGCAAGCTCGGGGCCGCGGATCGGGCCCACGCTGTGGCCATCGCGCTGCGCCGAGGGCTCGTGAGGTAG
- the shbA gene encoding RNA polymerase sigma factor ShbA: protein MGSRTDRIDLRDLAAAAIAGDRGAMDALLATIRPMVLRYCRGRLGRLPGAEYAADDAAQEACIAVLTALPRYRDEGRPFEAFVFGIAARKVADVQRAAMRAATPTADVPERTDTALGPEEAALAAADAAHARDLLSRLPENLQELLVLRVAVGLSAEETGRALGMTPGAVRVAQHRALNRLRALAAEEAANAAEEATA, encoded by the coding sequence ATGGGAAGTCGGACGGATCGGATCGATCTGCGCGACCTGGCAGCGGCCGCCATTGCGGGAGACCGCGGCGCCATGGACGCGCTGCTCGCGACGATCCGCCCGATGGTGCTCCGGTACTGCAGGGGACGACTCGGTCGCCTGCCCGGCGCCGAGTACGCCGCGGACGACGCGGCACAGGAGGCTTGCATCGCCGTGCTGACCGCACTGCCGCGCTACCGGGACGAGGGCCGCCCGTTCGAGGCCTTCGTCTTCGGCATCGCCGCACGCAAGGTCGCCGACGTCCAGCGGGCCGCGATGCGTGCCGCCACCCCCACGGCCGACGTTCCCGAGCGCACCGACACCGCGCTCGGGCCCGAGGAGGCGGCGCTGGCGGCCGCCGACGCCGCCCACGCCCGCGACCTGCTCTCGCGCCTGCCCGAGAACCTCCAGGAACTGCTCGTGCTGCGCGTCGCGGTGGGACTCTCCGCCGAGGAGACCGGCCGTGCGCTCGGGATGACGCCCGGCGCCGTCCGGGTCGCTCAGCACCGCGCCCTCAACCGACTGCGCGCCCTGGCGGCCGAGGAAGCCGCCAACGCCGCTGAGGAGGCCACGGCCTGA
- the guaB gene encoding IMP dehydrogenase gives MTSPSDPSTQYPAKFARLGLTFDDVLLLPGASDVLPNDVDTTSRLSRRISLKVPLISSAMDTVTEARMAIAMARQGGVGVLHRNLSISDQAEQVDVVKRSEAGMVAQPITISPDATIGDVDVLCGRYRISGVPVVDGDGVLLGIVTNRDIRFESDSSRIVRDVMTKAPLITAPVGTDRQEAFALLREHKIEKLPLIDDSGRLKGLITVKDFAKTEKYPHATKDASGRLVVGAAVGVGEDSYKRAMALVEAGVDLLVVDSAHGHSRAVLEMVARLRRELDANGTEIDVVGGNVATREGAQALIDAGADGIKVGIGPGSICTTRVVAGIGVPQVTAIYEASLAARPAGVPLIGDGGLQYSGDIAKAMVAGADTVMLGSLLAGVEESPGELLFINGKQYKSYRGMGSLGAMQTRGATRSYSKDRYFQDDVHSDDKLVPEGVEGQVPYRGPLEAVVHQLAGGLRTSMGYVGARTVSELHERGTFVRITSAGLKESHAHDVQMTVEAPNYHSR, from the coding sequence GTGACCTCCCCCTCGGACCCCTCGACGCAGTACCCGGCCAAGTTCGCGCGCTTGGGCCTCACCTTCGACGACGTCCTGCTCCTGCCCGGTGCCTCCGACGTCCTGCCGAACGACGTCGACACCACCAGTCGGCTCTCGCGGCGGATCTCGCTCAAGGTGCCGCTGATCTCCTCGGCGATGGACACCGTCACCGAGGCGCGCATGGCGATCGCGATGGCCCGTCAGGGCGGCGTCGGCGTGCTGCACCGCAACCTCTCGATCAGCGATCAGGCCGAGCAGGTCGACGTCGTGAAGCGCTCCGAGGCCGGCATGGTCGCGCAGCCGATCACGATCAGCCCGGACGCCACGATCGGTGACGTCGACGTGCTGTGCGGCCGGTACCGCATCTCCGGCGTCCCCGTCGTCGACGGGGACGGCGTGCTGCTCGGCATCGTGACCAACCGCGACATCCGGTTCGAGAGCGACTCCTCGCGCATCGTCCGCGATGTGATGACGAAGGCCCCGCTGATCACGGCCCCAGTCGGGACCGATCGGCAGGAGGCGTTCGCGCTGCTGCGCGAGCACAAGATCGAGAAGCTCCCGCTGATCGACGACTCCGGTCGCCTCAAGGGCCTGATCACCGTCAAGGACTTCGCGAAGACCGAGAAGTACCCGCACGCCACGAAGGACGCCTCCGGCCGCCTCGTCGTCGGGGCCGCGGTGGGTGTCGGTGAGGACTCGTACAAGCGCGCGATGGCGCTCGTCGAGGCCGGCGTCGACCTCCTCGTCGTGGACTCGGCGCACGGGCACTCCCGCGCGGTCCTGGAGATGGTCGCCCGGCTGCGCCGCGAGCTCGACGCGAACGGCACGGAGATCGACGTCGTCGGCGGCAACGTCGCCACCCGCGAGGGTGCGCAGGCGCTCATCGACGCCGGTGCGGACGGCATCAAGGTCGGCATCGGCCCGGGTTCGATCTGCACGACCCGCGTCGTCGCCGGCATCGGCGTCCCGCAGGTGACCGCGATCTACGAGGCCTCGCTCGCCGCCCGGCCGGCGGGCGTGCCGCTGATCGGCGACGGTGGCCTCCAGTACTCCGGCGACATCGCCAAGGCGATGGTGGCCGGCGCCGACACCGTGATGCTCGGGAGCCTGCTCGCGGGTGTCGAGGAGAGCCCCGGCGAGCTGCTGTTCATCAACGGCAAGCAGTACAAGTCCTACCGCGGCATGGGGTCGCTCGGCGCCATGCAGACGCGCGGCGCGACTCGGTCCTACTCGAAGGACCGGTACTTCCAGGACGACGTGCACTCCGACGACAAGCTCGTCCCCGAGGGCGTCGAGGGCCAGGTGCCCTACCGCGGCCCGCTCGAGGCCGTCGTGCACCAGCTCGCCGGTGGCCTGCGGACGTCGATGGGGTACGTCGGTGCGCGTACGGTGTCCGAGCTGCACGAGCGCGGGACGTTCGTGCGGATCACCTCCGCCGGTCTGAAGGAAAGCCACGCCCACGACGTGCAGATGACCGTCGAGGCTCCCAACTACCACTCACGGTGA
- a CDS encoding GuaB3 family IMP dehydrogenase-related protein — protein MTEIEIGRGKRGRVAYGLDQVAIVPSRRTRDPEEVSVAWQIDAYHFDLPIMVAPMDSVVSPETAIGIGNLGGLAVLDLEGLWTRYDDPAALLAEIVSLPDHAATARLQQIYAEPIKEELIGARIKTMRDAGITTAAALSPQRTAQYWRAVVDAGVDLFVIRGTTVSAEHVSHRAEPLNLKQFIYELDVPVIVGGCATYQAALHLMRTGAAGVLVGFGGGSAHTTAEVLGISVPMASAIADVAAARRDYLDESGGRYVHVIADGGMTSSGEITKALALGADAVMIGSPLARAVEAPGQGWHWGAEAHHAALPRGTRMHVGTIGTFEEILQGPARQPDGSMNLVGALRRAMATTGYSELKEFQRVEVVVTS, from the coding sequence GTGACTGAGATTGAGATCGGCCGCGGGAAGCGCGGCCGGGTGGCCTACGGCCTGGACCAGGTCGCGATCGTGCCGAGCCGGCGTACCCGTGATCCGGAAGAGGTCTCGGTCGCCTGGCAGATCGACGCGTACCACTTCGACCTGCCGATCATGGTCGCGCCGATGGACTCGGTGGTCTCCCCGGAGACCGCGATCGGGATCGGCAACCTCGGCGGCCTCGCCGTGCTCGACCTCGAAGGTCTGTGGACGCGGTACGACGACCCGGCCGCGCTGCTGGCCGAGATCGTCTCGCTGCCCGACCACGCGGCGACCGCGCGGTTGCAGCAGATCTACGCGGAGCCGATCAAGGAGGAGCTGATCGGCGCCCGCATCAAGACGATGCGCGACGCGGGCATCACTACCGCGGCCGCGCTCTCGCCGCAACGCACCGCGCAGTACTGGCGCGCGGTCGTCGACGCCGGGGTCGACCTGTTCGTCATCCGCGGCACGACGGTCTCGGCCGAGCACGTCTCGCACCGGGCCGAGCCGCTGAACCTCAAGCAGTTCATCTACGAGCTCGACGTGCCCGTCATCGTCGGTGGCTGCGCGACCTACCAGGCCGCGCTGCACCTGATGCGGACCGGCGCCGCCGGTGTGCTCGTCGGCTTCGGGGGCGGGTCCGCGCACACGACCGCGGAGGTGCTCGGCATCTCGGTGCCGATGGCGTCCGCGATCGCCGACGTCGCCGCCGCCCGCCGCGACTACCTCGACGAGTCCGGCGGCCGCTACGTCCACGTCATCGCGGACGGCGGCATGACGAGCTCGGGCGAGATCACCAAGGCGCTCGCGCTCGGCGCGGACGCGGTGATGATCGGCTCTCCGCTCGCCCGCGCCGTCGAGGCCCCGGGGCAGGGCTGGCACTGGGGCGCCGAGGCCCACCACGCCGCTCTCCCGCGCGGCACCCGCATGCACGTCGGCACCATCGGGACCTTCGAGGAGATCCTCCAGGGCCCCGCCCGTCAGCCCGACGGTTCGATGAACCTCGTCGGCGCTCTCCGCCGCGCCATGGCCACCACCGGCTACTCCGAGCTCAAGGAGTTTCAGCGCGTCGAGGTCGTCGTCACTTCCTGA
- a CDS encoding isocitrate lyase/PEP mutase family protein → MTPEHARTLRALHRPGDPLLLPNAWDADTARLVVEAGYPAVATSSGAVAAALGCSDHEAAPADAMLDAAGRITAAVDVPVTVDAEAGYGLEPDVLADRLLTLGAAGCNLEDTDHKTGTLRPITEQAAFLRAVRRTAGRALVLNARIDVFVASFPDPGADQAEFLDEALDRAAAYLDAGADCVYPILVRSADLAAQFVSAVGAPVNLLAHPMTFPPDAARAAGAARISLGTGLWRAQRLWLREQLGELRLGRLPN, encoded by the coding sequence ATGACCCCCGAGCACGCCCGGACGCTGCGCGCGCTGCACCGTCCCGGCGACCCGCTCCTGCTCCCGAACGCCTGGGACGCGGACACGGCCCGACTGGTCGTCGAGGCGGGCTACCCCGCGGTCGCGACGAGCTCCGGGGCCGTCGCGGCCGCCCTCGGGTGCTCCGACCACGAGGCGGCCCCCGCCGACGCCATGCTCGACGCCGCCGGCCGGATCACGGCCGCGGTCGACGTCCCGGTCACCGTGGACGCCGAGGCCGGGTACGGGCTGGAGCCGGACGTCCTCGCCGACCGCCTGCTCACCCTCGGCGCCGCCGGGTGCAACCTCGAGGACACCGACCACAAGACCGGCACGCTGCGCCCGATCACCGAGCAGGCGGCGTTCCTGCGCGCCGTCCGCCGGACCGCCGGCCGGGCGCTCGTGCTCAACGCCCGAATCGACGTCTTCGTCGCGAGCTTCCCGGACCCCGGTGCGGACCAGGCCGAGTTCCTCGACGAGGCGCTCGACCGCGCGGCGGCCTACCTCGACGCCGGCGCGGACTGCGTGTACCCGATCCTCGTCCGGTCCGCCGACCTGGCGGCGCAGTTCGTCAGCGCCGTCGGCGCCCCGGTGAACCTGCTCGCGCACCCCATGACGTTCCCGCCGGACGCCGCCCGCGCCGCCGGCGCGGCCCGGATCTCCCTCGGTACCGGCCTGTGGCGGGCCCAGCGGCTCTGGCTCCGCGAGCAGCTCGGGGAGCTCCGCCTCGGCCGCTTGCCGAACTGA
- a CDS encoding glycerol-3-phosphate dehydrogenase/oxidase, whose amino-acid sequence MGTPTFGPAERAAACSALAGRELDLLVVGAGIVGAGTALDAVTRGLDVGLVDVRDFGAGTSSRSSKLIHGGLRYLEMLDFRLVREALLERSLLLTEIAPHLVRPVPFLYPLTKHWERPYVGAGIALYDTLAAVAPGETGVPRHRHLTRRQALRAAPSLRSDALVGAIQYWDAQVDDARYVVNLVRTAAAYGAHCASRVRVVGFLREGERVVGARVRDTESGLEWKVRAKQVVNATGVWTDETQAMVGERGQFHVRASKGVHLVVPRDRIHSSTGIIARTANSVLFIIPWKRHWIIGTTDTDWALDKAHPAASRGDIDYLLAEANKWLTTPLQRADVQGVYAGLRPLLSGESENTSALSREHVVAHPVPGLVVVAGGKYTTYRVMARDAVDAAVHALDERVPPSCTERIPLLGAAGYQAAWNSRERIATAAGLHVARVEHLLRRYGSDVLSVLALADADPSLAEPIGGADEHLRAEVVHAVRYEGARHLDDVLTRRTRISVETFDRGLSAAEECAALMAPDLGWTPEQTAVEVAYYAARVAAERESQDQPDDHTADAARMGAPDIVPVR is encoded by the coding sequence GTGGGGACTCCGACTTTCGGGCCGGCCGAGCGCGCGGCGGCCTGCTCGGCGCTGGCCGGACGGGAACTGGACCTGCTCGTCGTCGGGGCCGGCATCGTCGGCGCGGGGACGGCGCTGGACGCGGTCACGCGCGGGCTCGACGTCGGGCTCGTCGACGTGCGCGACTTCGGTGCCGGGACGTCGAGCCGTTCGAGCAAGCTGATCCACGGCGGGCTGCGCTACCTGGAGATGCTCGACTTCCGCCTGGTGCGCGAGGCGCTGCTGGAGCGGTCGCTGCTGCTCACCGAGATCGCGCCGCACCTCGTGCGCCCGGTGCCGTTCCTGTACCCGCTGACGAAGCACTGGGAGCGGCCGTACGTCGGCGCGGGCATCGCGTTGTACGACACGCTGGCGGCCGTCGCCCCGGGGGAGACCGGCGTCCCGCGGCACCGTCACCTGACGCGGCGTCAGGCTCTGCGCGCGGCTCCGTCACTGCGGTCCGACGCGCTGGTCGGTGCCATCCAGTACTGGGACGCCCAGGTCGACGACGCCCGGTACGTCGTGAACCTCGTCCGGACCGCGGCCGCCTACGGCGCGCACTGCGCGTCACGGGTGCGGGTCGTCGGCTTCCTGCGCGAGGGGGAGCGGGTCGTCGGGGCCCGGGTGCGCGACACCGAGTCCGGGTTGGAGTGGAAGGTCCGCGCCAAGCAGGTCGTCAACGCCACCGGGGTCTGGACCGACGAGACCCAGGCGATGGTCGGAGAGCGCGGGCAGTTCCACGTCCGCGCGTCCAAGGGCGTTCACCTCGTGGTGCCGCGGGACCGCATCCACTCCTCGACCGGGATCATCGCCCGCACCGCGAACAGCGTCCTGTTCATCATTCCGTGGAAGCGGCACTGGATCATCGGGACGACCGACACCGACTGGGCCCTCGACAAGGCCCACCCGGCCGCCAGTCGCGGCGACATCGACTACCTGCTCGCCGAGGCCAACAAGTGGCTGACGACGCCCTTGCAGCGCGCCGACGTCCAGGGTGTCTACGCCGGGCTGCGGCCGCTGCTGTCGGGGGAGTCGGAGAACACCTCCGCGCTGTCGCGGGAGCACGTCGTCGCGCACCCGGTGCCGGGCCTGGTCGTCGTCGCCGGCGGCAAGTACACGACCTACCGGGTGATGGCCCGCGACGCCGTCGACGCCGCGGTGCACGCCCTCGACGAGCGCGTGCCGCCGTCGTGCACCGAGCGGATCCCGCTGCTCGGGGCCGCGGGCTACCAGGCGGCGTGGAACTCCCGCGAGCGCATCGCGACCGCGGCGGGCCTGCACGTGGCCCGCGTCGAGCACCTGCTGCGCCGCTACGGCTCCGACGTTCTGTCGGTCCTCGCGCTCGCCGACGCCGATCCGTCGCTGGCTGAACCGATCGGCGGTGCCGACGAGCACCTGCGCGCCGAGGTCGTCCACGCCGTCCGCTACGAGGGGGCGCGTCACCTCGACGACGTCCTCACCCGGCGGACGCGGATCTCCGTCGAGACCTTCGACCGCGGCCTGAGCGCCGCCGAGGAGTGTGCCGCCCTGATGGCGCCGGACCTCGGTTGGACCCCGGAACAGACCGCGGTCGAGGTCGCGTACTACGCCGCTCGGGTGGCCGCCGAGCGCGAGTCCCAGGACCAACCCGACGATCACACCGCCGACGCCGCCCGCATGGGTGCCCCGGACATCGTCCCGGTGCGCTGA
- a CDS encoding SRPBCC domain-containing protein — translation MTTATETTGVFKVYIRATPEAIWTAITDPEWSVKYGYGGYVSYDLQPGGAYSVRPDEEMLAAGKEMGFAIPDVIVDGEVIEANPYTLLKQSWRMIMDSTTLDEGFTTLTYEIEQLSAGYCSLTLIHECPAHPATLRMVSGLNEAPPDQGGGGWPWVLSDLKSLLETGSRM, via the coding sequence ATGACCACTGCGACCGAGACGACCGGCGTCTTCAAGGTCTACATCCGCGCGACCCCGGAAGCGATCTGGACCGCGATCACCGACCCCGAGTGGAGCGTCAAGTACGGCTACGGGGGTTACGTCAGCTACGACCTTCAGCCCGGCGGCGCCTACTCCGTCCGGCCCGACGAGGAGATGCTCGCCGCCGGCAAGGAGATGGGCTTCGCGATCCCCGACGTCATCGTCGACGGCGAGGTGATCGAGGCCAACCCGTACACGCTGCTCAAGCAGAGCTGGCGCATGATCATGGACTCCACGACCCTCGACGAGGGCTTCACGACCCTCACCTACGAGATCGAGCAGCTCTCGGCGGGGTACTGCTCGCTCACGCTGATCCACGAGTGCCCGGCCCACCCGGCCACGCTGCGCATGGTGAGCGGCCTGAACGAGGCCCCGCCGGACCAGGGCGGCGGCGGCTGGCCCTGGGTCCTCTCCGACCTCAAGTCGCTGCTGGAGACCGGCTCCCGCATGTGA
- a CDS encoding ArsR/SmtB family transcription factor produces MADDELGSVFKALADPTRRFLLDLLFARDGRTLTELESELEMTRFGVMKHLKVLEDANLVVTRRSGREKLHFLNPVPIRQIHDRWIDKFTKQSVTALLDLKTSLERPT; encoded by the coding sequence ATGGCCGACGACGAGTTGGGCAGCGTCTTCAAGGCGCTGGCCGACCCGACCCGGCGATTCCTGCTCGACCTCCTCTTCGCGCGCGACGGCCGCACGCTCACGGAGCTGGAGTCCGAGTTGGAGATGACGCGCTTCGGCGTCATGAAGCACCTCAAGGTGCTCGAGGACGCCAACCTCGTGGTGACGCGGCGCTCCGGCCGGGAAAAGCTGCACTTCCTCAACCCGGTGCCGATCCGTCAGATCCACGACCGCTGGATCGACAAGTTCACCAAGCAGAGCGTGACCGCGCTCCTCGACCTCAAGACCTCACTGGAGCGACCCACATGA
- a CDS encoding family 2A encapsulin nanocompartment shell protein, producing MTAVSEPRALSDSAARQLANATKTPAQMDLITPRWLVHLLQWVPVEAGIYRLNRVRNTDETVNVACPGRDESELPQSFVDYDENAREYFLNSVATVLDVHTRVSDLYSSPYDQIAEQLRLTIEAIKERQEGELINNPDYGLLTNCAPHQRITSRNGTPTPDDLDELLVKVWKEPSFFLAHPRTIAAFGRECTRRGTNSPTISMFGSQFLTWRGLPLVPSDKVPIAADGTSSILLLRVGERRQGVVGLYQPGLTGEQSPGLSVRFMGITRDAIASYLISLYCSLAVLTESALGVLDGVAVDKYHAYDDKYAKK from the coding sequence ATGACCGCGGTGTCCGAACCCCGCGCCCTTTCCGACTCCGCCGCTCGGCAGCTCGCGAATGCGACCAAGACGCCGGCGCAGATGGACCTCATCACGCCGCGGTGGCTCGTCCACCTGCTGCAGTGGGTCCCGGTCGAGGCGGGCATCTACCGACTCAACCGCGTCCGGAACACCGACGAGACCGTCAACGTCGCCTGCCCCGGACGTGACGAGTCGGAGCTTCCGCAGTCGTTCGTCGACTACGACGAGAACGCGCGGGAGTACTTCCTCAACTCGGTCGCGACCGTGCTGGACGTCCACACGCGCGTCTCCGACCTGTACTCGAGCCCGTACGACCAGATCGCCGAGCAGCTCCGCCTCACCATCGAGGCCATCAAGGAGCGCCAGGAGGGCGAGCTGATCAACAACCCGGACTACGGGTTGCTCACCAACTGTGCGCCGCACCAGCGGATCACCTCGCGGAACGGGACGCCGACCCCCGACGACCTCGACGAGCTGCTCGTCAAGGTCTGGAAGGAGCCGTCGTTCTTCCTCGCGCATCCGCGGACGATCGCGGCCTTCGGGCGTGAGTGCACCCGGCGCGGGACGAACTCGCCGACGATCTCGATGTTCGGCTCGCAGTTCCTGACGTGGCGCGGCCTGCCGCTCGTGCCGTCGGACAAGGTGCCGATCGCGGCCGACGGCACGAGCTCGATCCTGCTGCTCCGAGTGGGTGAGCGGCGCCAGGGCGTCGTCGGGCTGTATCAGCCAGGCCTCACCGGCGAACAGAGCCCGGGCCTGTCGGTGCGATTCATGGGCATCACCCGTGACGCGATCGCCTCGTACCTGATCTCGCTGTACTGCTCGCTCGCGGTTCTGACCGAGAGCGCGCTCGGCGTGCTCGACGGCGTCGCGGTCGACAAGTACCACGCGTACGACGACAAGTACGCCAAGAAGTGA